Proteins co-encoded in one Vibrio fortis genomic window:
- the rpmH gene encoding 50S ribosomal protein L34: MKRTFQPTVLKRKRTHGFRARMATKNGRATINARRAKGRKRLSK; the protein is encoded by the coding sequence ATGAAACGCACTTTTCAACCTACAGTTCTAAAGCGTAAGCGTACTCACGGTTTCCGTGCTCGCATGGCTACTAAGAACGGTCGCGCAACAATCAATGCACGTCGTGCAAAAGGCCGTAAGCGTCTTTCTAAGTAA
- the rnpA gene encoding ribonuclease P protein component yields MLTPEHYQNVFKQAHRAGSPHFTIIARKNSLSNPRLGLAVPKKQIKTAVGRNKFKRLCRESFRNNQHKLPNKDFVVIAKKSAQDLSNEEMFKLLDKLWLRLSRPSRG; encoded by the coding sequence TTGTTAACTCCCGAACATTATCAAAATGTCTTCAAGCAAGCTCATCGAGCTGGCTCCCCTCATTTCACCATCATTGCTCGTAAAAACTCTCTTTCAAATCCTCGTCTTGGATTAGCCGTTCCGAAAAAGCAGATTAAAACCGCCGTTGGTCGCAATAAATTTAAGCGTCTATGCCGTGAAAGCTTTCGTAACAATCAACATAAACTTCCTAACAAAGATTTTGTTGTTATTGCTAAAAAGAGCGCGCAAGATTTGAGCAATGAAGAAATGTTCAAATTATTAGACAAATTATGGCTTCGCCTGTCTCGCCCTTCGCGTGGATAG